The Deinococcus sonorensis KR-87 genome includes a window with the following:
- a CDS encoding V-type ATP synthase subunit F has protein sequence MHKVVVLTDSESATGFRLAGSEVVDTTPEQAVQTLERLVTEGDYGLIAVDQSLIPDPARAVERAMRGRDLPILLPIPSLQDAFSADQVDAKAYMGKLVRDTIGFDIKL, from the coding sequence GTGCATAAGGTTGTGGTGTTGACCGACAGCGAGAGCGCCACCGGCTTCCGGCTGGCCGGCAGCGAAGTGGTGGATACCACGCCGGAGCAGGCCGTCCAGACCCTGGAACGGCTGGTGACCGAGGGCGACTACGGCCTGATCGCCGTGGACCAGAGCCTGATTCCGGACCCGGCGCGGGCGGTGGAGCGGGCCATGCGTGGCCGCGACCTGCCGATCCTGCTGCCGATCCCCAGCCTGCAGGACGCCTTCTCGGCCGATCAGGTGGACGCCAAGGCCTACATGGGCAAACTGGTGCGCGACACCATCGGCTTCGATATCAAGCTCTAA
- a CDS encoding V-type ATPase subunit yields the protein MNNPYGYINGRVRMLRSELLDARTLDDVQGAGNYSEYLRQISETPLREDLAEATAQGAGLAQLDEALSRNYLRAVQRLRSIVTGQPAQEVEALLLRYDLQNVKTLVRGVLTGRNADDIVGGLIPAGTIPWTALQASAQSTDVASLAQTLSVAGGRLGGILRSAVSGGANTLLDLEVALDQGYYRAVLAGVRGQAVRRYFTREIDVRNLLIARQLRGDTANTRYFIPGGQAVSEADFLRVAGGDNSTAPDLQPILEAPDLGLAEALARRQLDEAARNVAMSDALGPGVALDYLRRKEQEIARLRLTARAKFYGLTREELQKELDGA from the coding sequence ATGAACAATCCCTACGGCTACATCAACGGTCGTGTCCGCATGCTGCGCTCGGAACTGCTGGACGCCCGCACGCTCGATGACGTGCAGGGTGCGGGCAATTACAGCGAGTACCTGCGGCAGATCAGTGAGACCCCGCTCAGGGAAGACCTCGCGGAGGCCACGGCCCAGGGCGCCGGGCTGGCGCAGCTGGACGAGGCGCTGAGCCGCAATTACCTGCGGGCGGTGCAGCGGCTGCGCAGCATCGTCACCGGGCAGCCGGCCCAGGAGGTCGAGGCGCTGCTGTTGCGCTACGACCTGCAGAACGTCAAAACCCTGGTGCGCGGTGTGCTGACCGGCCGCAACGCCGACGACATCGTGGGTGGTCTGATTCCGGCCGGCACCATTCCCTGGACGGCGCTGCAGGCCTCGGCCCAGAGCACCGACGTGGCGTCGCTGGCCCAGACCCTCTCGGTGGCGGGCGGACGGCTGGGCGGGATTCTCCGCTCAGCGGTGAGCGGCGGCGCGAACACGCTGCTGGACCTGGAAGTGGCGCTGGACCAGGGCTACTACCGGGCCGTGCTGGCCGGCGTGCGCGGTCAGGCGGTCCGGCGGTACTTCACCCGCGAGATCGACGTGCGCAACCTGCTGATCGCCCGTCAGCTGCGCGGCGATACGGCCAACACCCGCTACTTCATTCCCGGTGGTCAGGCGGTCAGCGAGGCGGACTTCCTGCGGGTGGCGGGCGGCGACAACAGCACGGCCCCCGACCTGCAGCCCATCCTCGAAGCGCCGGACCTGGGCCTGGCCGAGGCGCTGGCCCGCCGTCAGCTGGACGAGGCGGCCCGCAACGTCGCGATGAGTGACGCGCTGGGGCCGGGGGTGGCGCTGGACTACCTGCGCCGCAAGGAGCAGGAGATCGCCCGGCTGCGCCTGACCGCGCGCGCCAAGTTCTACGGCCTCACCCGTGAGGAGCTGCAAAAGGAGCTGGACGGTGCATAA
- a CDS encoding V-type ATP synthase subunit E, producing MSLADILESEIQGEIARIQGEARERAEAIRAQARERAEALVESRQRALEMERVSGLTRARSAADLDSNAQRLSAADTLQSRAFQEAEAQLRSIPQHPEYAQILARLIQEAHAALPTAEAIETTPAEMGAVQQALGQLGLPLQVRENPAVVTGVRLVGAGGKTSVQNTLLGRLQAGQGTLSAQVSRLLNEQA from the coding sequence ATGAGCCTCGCAGACATACTCGAATCCGAAATTCAGGGAGAAATCGCCCGTATCCAGGGCGAGGCCCGTGAACGTGCCGAGGCGATCCGTGCCCAGGCCCGGGAGCGCGCCGAAGCCCTGGTCGAAAGTCGCCAGCGCGCGCTGGAGATGGAGCGGGTCAGTGGTCTGACCCGCGCCCGTAGCGCCGCCGACCTGGACAGCAATGCCCAGCGGCTCTCCGCTGCCGACACCCTGCAGAGCCGCGCCTTCCAGGAGGCCGAGGCCCAGCTGCGCAGCATCCCGCAGCACCCGGAGTACGCCCAGATCCTGGCGCGCCTGATTCAGGAAGCCCACGCGGCGCTGCCGACCGCCGAGGCGATCGAGACCACCCCCGCCGAGATGGGGGCAGTGCAGCAGGCGCTCGGTCAGCTGGGGCTGCCCCTGCAGGTCCGCGAGAATCCGGCGGTCGTGACCGGCGTGCGGCTGGTGGGTGCCGGTGGCAAGACCAGCGTGCAGAACACCCTGCTGGGTCGCCTGCAGGCCGGTCAGGGCACGCTGAGCGCCCAGGTGTCGCGGCTGCTGAACGAGCAGGCCTGA
- a CDS encoding V-type ATP synthase subunit K, with amino-acid sequence MKKIAKYLPALAAATVASSAFAQDAAAATTGDNAAGLRAIGAGLALGLGAVGTGLAQGPIGAAAAGVTAERPEKFGQMAIWFFIPETLVIFGFVGFFLLR; translated from the coding sequence ATGAAGAAAATCGCCAAGTACCTGCCTGCCCTCGCCGCCGCCACCGTTGCCAGCTCGGCCTTCGCCCAGGACGCCGCCGCAGCCACCACCGGTGACAACGCCGCCGGTCTGCGCGCCATCGGCGCCGGTCTGGCGCTGGGCCTGGGCGCCGTGGGCACCGGCCTGGCGCAGGGCCCGATCGGTGCGGCTGCGGCCGGCGTGACCGCCGAGCGCCCGGAGAAGTTCGGTCAGATGGCCATCTGGTTCTTCATCCCCGAAACCCTGGTGATCTTCGGCTTCGTCGGTTTCTTCCTCCTCCGCTAA
- a CDS encoding V-type ATP synthase subunit I, with product MINKMQQVVVAGRQRDSRAIMQALQTVGVLHIVPVETTDKGFQIGPLGGAAADERRDAERLLARAESTLGEIGARRGGAVTLPAEAEWPALVEQVAVPASRLQDQETQLQSDLDTRRAYGDVVRALAGLVGNLDRSQRVAVLYLTVEQPGELQAADAALKAELGERYAVASQRVNDRQTAVAVAVLRAERDKARSALSKARLGELRLPGRFERLPIAEAQAEFERIGSGSDRALDDVRTQKAQLAKQHGDQLYAIRDALADRVGIDDARAQTARGKYGFVLQGFVPADRVADMQRALEPYKSSVVTELHEVDEHHGAGQIPVQLKNNSYVRNFEFLLNISDPPRYGTFDPSWVVAVMFPIFFGFIVADLGFGLLYLAAALWMLARAGRNQSLPVGLLGITLDPGTLKQVGVVLRTMSIWTLIFGLFTGEFFGNVLEHLHLYYVNPDLIQRVWGVTLGGEHESGLIPILFPRTASEFSNIILLICLAIGIIFVLWSWALRTQLTLKHRHMHHAYEAIGMLGGLLGLILLAFISSAGRNFGALGNFSNPLVLLMLAGFVVFLVGLVMSRAPLMLIEVLSQGGSIISFTRLFAVGVAAAILANLATDLGWGLGGVLPVIGPILGILIAVIVHTFLFALTILGHIMQPIRLMWVEYLNPTGFYQENGIRYRPFARASLKR from the coding sequence TTGATCAACAAGATGCAGCAGGTGGTGGTCGCGGGCCGTCAGCGTGACAGCCGCGCGATCATGCAAGCCCTCCAGACGGTGGGCGTGCTGCACATTGTTCCGGTCGAGACGACCGACAAGGGCTTCCAGATCGGGCCGCTGGGCGGCGCCGCAGCCGACGAACGGCGTGACGCCGAGCGGCTGCTGGCCCGTGCCGAGAGCACCCTGGGTGAGATCGGGGCCCGCCGTGGCGGCGCTGTCACTCTGCCTGCCGAAGCGGAATGGCCCGCGCTGGTGGAGCAGGTGGCGGTGCCCGCCTCACGGCTGCAGGACCAGGAAACCCAGCTGCAGAGCGATCTGGACACCCGGCGTGCTTACGGCGACGTGGTGCGGGCGCTGGCCGGTCTGGTGGGTAACCTGGACCGCAGCCAGCGCGTCGCGGTGTTGTACCTGACGGTGGAGCAGCCCGGCGAACTTCAGGCGGCCGACGCGGCGCTGAAGGCCGAACTGGGCGAGCGCTATGCCGTGGCGAGCCAGCGGGTCAACGACCGTCAGACGGCGGTGGCCGTGGCCGTGTTGCGCGCTGAGCGCGATAAGGCCCGCAGCGCGCTCAGTAAGGCCCGTCTGGGCGAGCTGCGCCTGCCGGGACGGTTCGAGCGTCTCCCGATCGCGGAGGCGCAGGCTGAGTTTGAGCGCATCGGGTCCGGCAGTGACCGGGCGCTGGACGATGTGCGCACTCAGAAGGCCCAGCTGGCCAAGCAGCACGGCGACCAGCTGTATGCCATCCGCGACGCCCTAGCCGACCGGGTGGGCATTGACGATGCCCGCGCCCAGACAGCGCGTGGCAAGTACGGCTTTGTGCTGCAGGGCTTCGTGCCGGCCGACCGCGTCGCTGACATGCAGCGCGCGCTGGAGCCGTACAAGAGCAGTGTCGTGACTGAGCTGCACGAGGTGGACGAGCACCACGGTGCCGGCCAGATCCCGGTGCAGCTCAAGAACAACAGCTACGTGCGGAACTTCGAGTTCCTGCTGAACATCTCCGACCCGCCGCGCTACGGCACCTTCGACCCGAGCTGGGTGGTGGCCGTCATGTTCCCGATCTTCTTCGGGTTCATCGTGGCTGACCTGGGCTTCGGTCTGCTGTACCTGGCCGCGGCCCTGTGGATGCTGGCCCGCGCTGGCCGCAACCAGAGTCTGCCGGTGGGCCTGCTGGGCATCACCCTGGACCCCGGCACCCTCAAGCAGGTGGGCGTGGTGCTGCGCACCATGAGCATCTGGACGCTGATCTTCGGCCTGTTCACCGGTGAGTTCTTCGGCAACGTGCTGGAGCATCTGCACCTGTACTACGTCAATCCGGACCTGATTCAGCGCGTCTGGGGCGTGACGCTGGGCGGTGAGCACGAGTCGGGCCTGATCCCGATCCTGTTCCCGCGCACCGCCTCCGAGTTCTCGAACATCATCCTGCTGATCTGTCTGGCCATCGGCATCATCTTCGTGCTGTGGAGCTGGGCGCTGCGCACGCAGCTCACGCTCAAGCACCGTCACATGCACCACGCCTACGAGGCGATCGGCATGCTGGGCGGCCTGCTGGGTCTGATCCTGCTGGCCTTCATCAGCAGCGCCGGGCGCAACTTCGGCGCGCTGGGCAACTTCAGCAACCCGCTGGTGCTGCTGATGCTGGCCGGGTTCGTGGTGTTCCTGGTGGGCCTCGTGATGTCGCGCGCCCCGCTGATGCTGATCGAGGTGCTCTCGCAGGGCGGCAGCATCATCAGCTTTACCCGTCTGTTTGCGGTGGGTGTGGCGGCGGCCATTCTGGCGAACCTCGCCACCGACCTGGGCTGGGGCCTGGGCGGCGTGCTCCCAGTCATCGGCCCGATCCTGGGCATCCTGATCGCGGTGATCGTCCACACCTTCCTGTTCGCCCTGACGATCCTGGGGCACATCATGCAGCCGATCCGACTGATGTGGGTGGAGTACCTGAACCCCACCGGTTTCTATCAGGAAAACGGCATCCGTTACCGGCCGTTCGCCCGTGCCAGCCTCAAGCGCTGA
- a CDS encoding V-type ATPase subunit subunit G family protein, which produces MDASSRVLSELAAREQALDAKIEAARVAARQEIEAAEAEAQQILRSAEDRARTLSSEHARQLDTEVQQIRAEARSRAEQDAQATRSRAESKLQQAVETIMRAVLP; this is translated from the coding sequence TTGGACGCTTCTAGCCGAGTCCTGAGCGAGCTCGCTGCCCGCGAGCAGGCACTGGACGCCAAGATCGAGGCCGCCCGTGTGGCGGCCAGGCAGGAAATCGAGGCCGCCGAGGCCGAGGCTCAGCAGATTCTGCGCTCCGCTGAAGACCGTGCGCGCACGCTGAGCAGCGAGCATGCGCGGCAGCTGGACACGGAGGTGCAGCAGATCCGTGCCGAAGCCCGTTCGCGGGCCGAGCAGGACGCGCAGGCCACCCGCAGCCGCGCCGAGAGCAAGCTGCAGCAGGCCGTCGAGACCATCATGAGGGCGGTGCTGCCTTGA